A stretch of the Candidatus Zixiibacteriota bacterium genome encodes the following:
- a CDS encoding pilus assembly PilX N-terminal domain-containing protein has product MNRIFSNRGGALMITLALMAMLSVIAIMALNRSTTDMDMSYNQLHDEKAFYTAEAGIERALAEINDDRTWDAGFINEELGGGVYSVRVIDSSTVPALVDTVILRATGNFDGAEAEIEAYLVPERYRPFEFALFGDTSVSMRNAACTDSYNSDSGSYAATVDYLGASVGSNGTLSLENIAMIGGDAVSAIEDGITLDNKSTVRGDTVTGVDPKVMDIVPDSEYVWAQLNSDVYTGMSGTYTYDPSDYSLDVGVNEVLTLSSGVYYFSDITLGQNAIVNLEPGAEVTIYMTGDLVLGQSSEFNEFGTPSQVQIYSTGSLLELGQSTLLSACFYGPDADFILRNYTNFYGSVVADYIAFEDNVCFHYDRILSELEKWETGKMLVVAWREI; this is encoded by the coding sequence ATGAATAGGATATTTTCCAACAGAGGCGGAGCGCTTATGATTACGCTGGCTTTAATGGCTATGCTAAGCGTCATCGCCATCATGGCTCTCAACAGATCCACCACCGATATGGACATGTCGTACAATCAGCTTCATGACGAGAAAGCCTTCTATACCGCCGAAGCCGGTATTGAGAGGGCCTTGGCCGAAATCAACGACGACCGCACGTGGGACGCGGGTTTTATAAATGAAGAACTGGGCGGCGGCGTCTACTCAGTCAGAGTCATTGACAGCAGTACCGTACCGGCCCTTGTGGATACGGTGATCTTGAGGGCAACAGGAAATTTCGATGGCGCCGAAGCGGAAATCGAGGCCTATCTCGTTCCGGAGCGGTACCGTCCGTTCGAATTTGCTCTCTTCGGTGATACCAGCGTGTCTATGAGAAACGCCGCGTGCACCGACTCGTACAACTCGGATTCCGGTTCCTACGCAGCGACCGTGGATTACCTGGGCGCTTCGGTGGGATCCAACGGAACTTTGTCGCTGGAAAATATCGCCATGATCGGCGGTGACGCCGTCAGCGCGATCGAAGACGGCATCACTCTGGATAACAAGTCAACCGTTCGTGGCGACACTGTTACCGGCGTGGACCCCAAAGTCATGGACATCGTCCCGGATTCCGAATACGTATGGGCACAGCTCAACAGCGATGTCTACACGGGAATGAGCGGAACCTATACCTACGACCCGTCTGACTACTCGCTCGATGTAGGTGTGAATGAGGTCCTGACGCTGTCAAGCGGAGTATACTATTTTTCCGATATTACCCTCGGCCAGAACGCGATTGTAAATCTGGAGCCGGGTGCGGAGGTGACAATTTACATGACGGGTGACCTCGTTCTCGGTCAATCGTCAGAGTTCAACGAATTCGGAACACCATCGCAGGTGCAAATCTACTCCACCGGTTCGCTCCTTGAATTGGGTCAGAGCACGTTGCTTTCGGCGTGTTTCTATGGACCGGACGCCGATTTCATATTAAGAAACTATACCAACTTCTATGGATCGGTCGTGGCCGACTATATAGCTTTTGAAGATAATGTTTGTTTCCACTACGACAGAATACTCAGTGAGCTCGAGAAATGGGAAACGGGTAAAATGCTCGTGGTGGCCTGGCGGGAAATTTAG
- a CDS encoding prepilin-type N-terminal cleavage/methylation domain-containing protein, which produces MAIGKANRLKCRRGFTILEVLIAALITGILATASFRFYTSMHNQTEVQYEVSEVQHLCRSSVNEIKKTLRLAGFKLSTHDAYEIKGDTLAIYYSNTQPVDTVLYYLDEFSDYEYSKVHGLAEDVPLYKLMKRENSGTPAICADFILDIDFAQIDSRTIEISVTAQVSKSDDSFEQNNGFRTWTLAEQVSLRNVNL; this is translated from the coding sequence ATGGCTATAGGAAAAGCAAATAGGCTGAAGTGCCGCCGGGGTTTTACGATTCTGGAGGTGCTCATCGCGGCTCTGATCACGGGAATTCTGGCTACCGCCAGTTTCAGATTCTACACCTCAATGCACAACCAGACTGAGGTGCAGTATGAGGTGTCCGAGGTTCAGCATCTGTGTCGATCAAGTGTCAACGAAATCAAAAAGACACTTCGCCTGGCGGGCTTTAAACTGTCAACTCATGACGCTTATGAAATAAAGGGCGATACCCTGGCTATCTATTATAGCAACACCCAGCCGGTCGATACGGTGCTCTATTACCTGGATGAATTCAGCGACTACGAATACAGCAAGGTGCATGGCTTGGCGGAGGACGTACCGCTCTACAAATTGATGAAACGTGAAAACAGCGGTACACCCGCAATCTGCGCCGACTTTATTCTGGATATCGACTTCGCGCAGATTGACAGCCGAACGATAGAAATTTCGGTGACCGCGCAGGTCTCCAAGAGTGACGATAGTTTTGAACAGAATAATGGATTCAGGACCTGGACTCTGGCTGAACAGGTCAGTTTACGAAATGTCAACTTATAG
- a CDS encoding prepilin-type N-terminal cleavage/methylation domain-containing protein codes for MNNDKGLSLLEVLVAMIILSLGILGMAPMVVMSIEGNNMSRDVLVVSSLAAEKLEFYESLETLPSVPYTETESDLEGGYTRYTAINDSTTDASIPGGVCQVDITISWTDKTGVARSTTYSTLLMKG; via the coding sequence ATGAATAACGATAAGGGACTTAGCCTGCTGGAGGTTTTGGTGGCCATGATAATTCTCAGTCTGGGAATTCTGGGAATGGCGCCGATGGTTGTGATGTCTATCGAGGGTAACAATATGTCCCGCGATGTACTGGTCGTTTCAAGTCTGGCCGCCGAGAAACTGGAATTTTACGAATCCCTCGAGACACTGCCCAGTGTACCCTACACCGAAACTGAAAGCGATCTTGAGGGTGGCTACACCCGCTATACCGCGATTAATGACAGTACCACTGACGCCTCAATACCGGGTGGTGTCTGCCAGGTCGATATAACCATCTCGTGGACCGATAAAACCGGGGTGGCTCGCTCCACGACATATTCGACGCTGTTGATGAAAGGATAA
- a CDS encoding serine hydrolase domain-containing protein: MTFLKRLAAPVAAVLLCLAPITAAQTADYPDTQAGRQLEKFITAFNTGSEDVWNSWILQSPLAADSANVLQRRLGFFRRLYNDLGKVEVYSVDPGSEFNISCLVQGTSPSGPYDWIRVGLRFDTLPPYDLAGMSARPADDPNEKLPEGELTPEKLGAYLDGVLDEMVTKDRFSGAVLVAKDGVPVYKRAAGMACKSYDVPNKTDTKFNLGSMNKMFTGVAIAQLAQQGKLSFDDPIIKHLPDYPNKEVAEKVTIHHLLTHTSGLGDYWEELFDARWWQIRSVQQLADLFWEKPLDFEPGDHFQYSNGGPIILGLIIEKITALSYDEYIRQNVTGPAGMVNTDCYEVDRPIPNLALGYTKMGIAGEGPGKEWRSNLFLHAAKGGPAGGGFSTVEDLLKFDIALRGHKLLDEEYTDIVTTGKVDTGPGNKYAYLFGDENVNGHRVVGHNGGAPGINAVLAMYLDLGYTVAVLANYDGAAEVVAGKIKRALTR, translated from the coding sequence ATGACATTTCTAAAAAGGCTTGCCGCCCCGGTTGCGGCTGTGCTTCTGTGTCTCGCCCCGATAACGGCGGCGCAAACGGCCGACTATCCCGATACACAGGCGGGCCGTCAGCTCGAAAAGTTTATCACAGCCTTCAACACCGGTTCGGAGGATGTCTGGAATTCATGGATTCTGCAATCACCGTTAGCTGCAGACTCCGCCAATGTCCTGCAGAGGAGACTGGGCTTTTTCCGGAGGCTTTACAACGACCTTGGCAAGGTGGAAGTGTACTCGGTCGACCCCGGGTCGGAGTTCAATATATCATGCCTCGTCCAGGGGACCAGTCCAAGCGGACCGTACGATTGGATCCGCGTCGGTCTGAGGTTCGATACGCTCCCACCGTACGACCTGGCGGGCATGTCGGCAAGACCTGCCGACGATCCCAATGAGAAGCTTCCCGAGGGAGAACTCACACCGGAAAAGCTCGGAGCCTATCTCGATGGAGTACTCGACGAGATGGTGACCAAGGACAGGTTTTCCGGCGCGGTATTGGTGGCGAAGGACGGCGTGCCTGTTTATAAGCGCGCTGCCGGAATGGCCTGCAAAAGCTATGACGTTCCTAATAAGACCGACACCAAGTTCAATCTGGGTTCGATGAATAAAATGTTCACCGGTGTGGCCATAGCCCAACTGGCCCAGCAGGGAAAACTGTCATTCGATGATCCCATCATCAAGCATCTCCCGGATTACCCGAATAAAGAGGTGGCCGAAAAGGTGACCATACATCATTTACTGACACACACCTCCGGACTGGGTGATTACTGGGAAGAATTGTTCGATGCCCGGTGGTGGCAAATTCGCAGTGTTCAACAGTTGGCCGACTTATTCTGGGAAAAACCGCTCGACTTCGAGCCGGGGGACCATTTTCAGTACAGCAACGGCGGTCCCATAATCCTGGGACTCATTATCGAAAAAATAACCGCCCTTAGCTACGACGAATACATTCGGCAGAATGTTACCGGCCCGGCTGGAATGGTGAACACGGATTGCTACGAAGTCGACCGCCCGATACCGAACCTGGCGCTTGGATACACCAAAATGGGTATTGCGGGGGAGGGGCCCGGTAAAGAGTGGCGAAGCAATCTCTTTCTACATGCAGCTAAAGGCGGTCCCGCCGGTGGTGGGTTCTCGACAGTAGAGGACCTCCTCAAGTTCGATATAGCCCTGCGCGGACACAAACTGCTCGATGAGGAGTACACCGATATTGTCACCACCGGCAAGGTCGATACGGGACCGGGAAATAAATATGCCTACTTGTTCGGTGACGAAAATGTGAACGGTCATCGGGTCGTCGGTCATAACGGGGGCGCTCCCGGGATAAATGCCGTTCTTGCCATGTATTTGGATCTGGGTTATACTGTAGCCGTGCTGGCGAACTATGATGGCGCGGCGGAGGTGGTGGCCGGGAAAATTAAAAGAGCCCTGACCAGATAA
- a CDS encoding n-acetylglutamate synthase, with translation MSELSYEDKYFVGVVNYDDGDATKDTLFHYRQKGDVVWGTYEGGNIAHGNIVARVLEDGRLDMIWQYLNKDGQFHWGTCLSTPEVLPDGRIRLSEVWRTLSGDGVSGSSVIEQRNS, from the coding sequence ATGAGCGAGCTCTCTTACGAGGACAAGTACTTCGTCGGCGTTGTCAACTACGACGACGGCGATGCCACCAAAGATACGCTGTTTCACTATCGGCAGAAGGGGGATGTCGTCTGGGGTACTTACGAGGGTGGCAACATCGCTCACGGGAATATCGTGGCGCGTGTGCTCGAAGACGGTCGACTGGATATGATCTGGCAGTATCTCAACAAAGACGGTCAGTTTCACTGGGGGACATGCCTTTCAACGCCGGAAGTACTGCCCGATGGCCGCATTCGCTTGAGCGAGGTATGGCGGACGCTGAGCGGCGACGGTGTTTCGGGCAGCTCCGTCATCGAGCAGCGGAATTCCTGA
- a CDS encoding arginine deiminase family protein, whose translation MNINGQSEIKPVRSILLKHPKDAFISQQNINDQWLELNYTGTPDFSAALEEYEAFIELLRRQVEEFHFLPQDDRTGLDSIYLHDPVVITKRGAILCSMGKKQRGGEPGACEKFLSQIGVPILGSIKGDGRLEGGDIVWLDERTLAVGQGYRTNAEGIRQLKELTSDLVDEFVVVPLPHWDGPDDVLHLMSMISPIDFDLALVYSRLMPVPFRQWLVDRGMKLVEVPDEEYLTMGCNVLAIAPRECIMLAGNPLTMALLEEEGVQVSEYKGKEISRKGAGGPTCLTRPLLRME comes from the coding sequence ATGAATATAAACGGTCAATCGGAAATTAAGCCTGTCAGGAGCATACTTCTGAAGCATCCCAAGGATGCCTTTATATCGCAGCAAAATATCAACGATCAATGGTTGGAACTTAACTACACGGGTACGCCCGACTTCTCCGCGGCACTCGAAGAATATGAGGCATTTATCGAGTTGCTTCGCCGGCAGGTCGAAGAATTTCATTTCCTGCCGCAGGATGACCGGACCGGTCTGGACTCAATCTACTTGCACGATCCTGTGGTAATAACCAAACGCGGCGCGATACTCTGCTCGATGGGTAAAAAGCAGCGGGGCGGCGAGCCGGGAGCTTGCGAAAAGTTCCTCAGCCAGATAGGCGTGCCGATACTCGGCAGTATCAAAGGCGATGGCAGGCTCGAAGGCGGCGATATTGTCTGGCTCGATGAGCGCACGCTGGCGGTCGGGCAGGGCTACCGCACGAACGCCGAGGGCATCCGTCAGTTGAAAGAGCTAACCTCCGACCTTGTCGATGAATTCGTGGTGGTGCCGCTTCCGCACTGGGATGGTCCCGATGATGTGCTGCATCTTATGTCGATGATCAGCCCGATCGATTTTGACCTGGCGCTTGTGTACTCGCGCCTGATGCCTGTGCCGTTCAGACAGTGGCTTGTTGATAGAGGGATGAAGCTTGTCGAAGTTCCGGACGAAGAATATCTGACTATGGGATGCAACGTGCTGGCCATCGCCCCTCGCGAGTGTATCATGCTTGCGGGCAATCCGCTGACGATGGCGCTGCTGGAGGAGGAGGGTGTTCAGGTGTCGGAATACAAGGGAAAAGAAATATCACGAAAGGGGGCAGGCGGACCCACCTGTTTGACACGTCCTCTGCTCAGAATGGAGTGA
- a CDS encoding GNAT family N-acetyltransferase, which yields MPEFKYEIITGKDRPDLSQLNQTVTHVSWPEFMFHDPVSELFVDLFEKFPEYQFSFVEPGTDNVIVLGNCIPLAFGGAPEDLPDTGWDWALQKGVSDFNKKVKPNILSALQIVVANDYRGQGLSSIAVDKMKDIGRARGFKAMVAPVRPNSKSLYPLTPMERFIRWQTQDNLPFDPWLRVHAKSGAGLIKVCHNAMRIPGTIAQWEEWTQMRFPESGKYIVPGALNPVRIDIENDQGLYIEPNVWMYHPL from the coding sequence ATGCCCGAATTCAAATACGAAATAATCACCGGTAAAGACCGACCGGATCTATCGCAGCTTAACCAGACCGTAACCCATGTCTCGTGGCCGGAATTTATGTTTCACGACCCGGTGTCGGAACTGTTTGTCGACCTTTTCGAGAAATTTCCCGAGTATCAGTTCAGCTTTGTTGAACCCGGAACGGATAATGTTATCGTTCTCGGCAACTGCATTCCGCTCGCGTTCGGCGGCGCTCCCGAAGACCTTCCCGATACGGGCTGGGACTGGGCGCTTCAAAAGGGAGTGAGCGATTTCAACAAAAAAGTCAAACCGAACATACTCTCCGCCCTTCAGATAGTGGTAGCGAACGACTATCGCGGCCAGGGACTCAGCAGTATCGCGGTTGATAAAATGAAGGATATTGGAAGAGCGCGAGGTTTTAAGGCAATGGTGGCGCCGGTGCGCCCCAACTCGAAGAGTCTCTACCCGCTCACACCCATGGAGAGATTCATTCGATGGCAAACGCAGGACAATTTGCCATTCGATCCGTGGCTGAGGGTACACGCGAAGTCCGGAGCCGGGCTCATTAAAGTCTGCCACAATGCAATGCGGATTCCCGGCACGATTGCCCAATGGGAGGAGTGGACACAGATGCGTTTTCCGGAGAGTGGAAAGTATATTGTGCCGGGGGCTTTGAACCCTGTAAGGATTGATATCGAAAATGATCAAGGTCTATATATAGAACCGAATGTATGGATGTATCACCCTCTTTAG
- a CDS encoding NAD(P)/FAD-dependent oxidoreductase yields MPQLIVIGGGPAGMMAAVRAAELGAKVILFEKMRRTGRKLCLTGAGRCNLTNTLPTDEFIAAFGPTGKFLRQALSQFGSGNLIELVERLGVPAVTEPNGRVYPASNRAVDVVNAFTKWLDDNGVIIKSEFAVRELLIENDRVVGVQTDSDKFAADAVIVATGGASYPETGSSGDGYKLAEMAGHSVVPIRPSLIPLETSGDIAPRLQGLSLPVVKLTIVIDEKKRNVENGELLFTHYGVSGPVVLRISKQVVDALRDKKVVSLSFDLLPDNDEHRLEQLILDSAKQHGKRHIQNILEQWLPSRLASICLELSAIKPDTLANQLRSEHRRQIVRILKDFRLHVSGHRPIAEAVVTAGGVDTREIDPRTMQSRLVKGLFFAGEVLDIDGASGGFNLQAAFSTGWVAGCAAAGYLDSP; encoded by the coding sequence ATGCCCCAACTGATTGTCATCGGGGGAGGACCGGCCGGAATGATGGCCGCCGTAAGAGCCGCCGAACTCGGCGCCAAAGTAATTCTCTTCGAGAAGATGCGCCGAACCGGCCGCAAGCTCTGCCTGACGGGCGCGGGGCGATGCAATCTCACCAACACGCTTCCCACAGACGAATTCATAGCCGCTTTCGGTCCCACCGGCAAATTCCTCAGGCAGGCGCTGTCACAATTCGGCTCAGGTAATCTTATTGAGCTTGTAGAGCGCCTGGGAGTGCCGGCTGTCACTGAACCGAATGGAAGGGTTTACCCGGCGAGCAATCGCGCGGTTGATGTTGTCAATGCCTTCACAAAATGGCTGGACGATAACGGCGTGATTATCAAAAGTGAATTCGCTGTTCGAGAATTGTTGATTGAAAATGATCGCGTTGTCGGCGTTCAAACCGACAGCGACAAATTCGCGGCCGATGCCGTAATCGTGGCCACCGGCGGAGCGTCCTATCCGGAGACTGGCTCATCGGGTGATGGTTACAAGCTGGCGGAGATGGCCGGTCATTCCGTAGTACCCATCAGGCCATCGCTCATACCACTCGAAACCAGCGGCGATATCGCGCCGCGTCTTCAGGGCCTCAGCCTGCCAGTTGTGAAACTCACTATTGTCATAGACGAAAAGAAACGAAATGTGGAAAACGGTGAATTGCTCTTCACCCACTACGGCGTATCCGGTCCGGTGGTCTTGAGGATAAGCAAACAGGTGGTCGATGCTCTTCGCGATAAAAAGGTAGTGAGCCTTTCGTTTGATCTCCTGCCCGACAACGATGAACATCGGCTCGAGCAACTTATTCTCGACAGCGCCAAGCAGCACGGCAAGCGCCACATTCAGAACATACTCGAACAGTGGTTGCCATCGCGGTTGGCATCGATTTGTCTCGAGTTGAGCGCCATAAAGCCGGACACGCTCGCCAACCAGCTCAGATCCGAACACCGCAGACAAATAGTCAGAATCCTCAAGGATTTCCGTCTGCACGTCAGCGGGCACAGGCCGATTGCCGAAGCGGTTGTGACGGCCGGTGGTGTGGACACGCGCGAGATTGACCCTCGGACGATGCAGTCACGCCTTGTCAAAGGTTTATTTTTTGCGGGTGAAGTTCTTGATATCGATGGCGCCAGCGGCGGATTCAACCTTCAGGCCGCATTTTCGACCGGATGGGTGGCGGGGTGCGCGGCGGCCGGATATCTCGATTCTCCTTAG
- a CDS encoding protein kinase: MTKPKFDLVPGHTLGPNYYIVSFLGSGWEGEVYKVEERKTAIIRAAKLFYPHRNVRQQALLRYARKLHKLRACPIITQYHHRGFGRVGREQVDFLVSDLAEGEMLSTFLERQKKKRLPEFEALHLLYALAVGMEPVHYMGEYHGDIHSDNIMVSRRGMGFDVHLLDFFSLSRSIREKVQWDVFDMINVLYEMIGGDDGYRKAGPAIRHIIKGRKHSLIRQEFKTAGQLRLGLENLSWDA; encoded by the coding sequence ATGACTAAGCCAAAATTCGATCTCGTGCCGGGCCACACTCTTGGACCCAATTACTATATCGTCAGCTTTCTGGGAAGCGGCTGGGAAGGTGAGGTATATAAAGTCGAGGAGCGTAAGACCGCTATTATCCGGGCGGCGAAGCTCTTTTATCCTCACCGCAATGTCCGCCAGCAGGCGCTTCTGCGTTATGCCCGCAAACTCCACAAACTTCGCGCCTGCCCGATAATCACCCAGTATCACCATCGCGGGTTTGGCCGCGTCGGGCGCGAGCAGGTCGATTTCTTGGTGTCCGATCTGGCCGAAGGGGAGATGCTCTCCACGTTTCTGGAGCGTCAGAAAAAGAAACGCCTGCCCGAGTTCGAAGCGCTTCATCTGCTGTATGCCCTGGCGGTCGGCATGGAACCGGTTCATTATATGGGCGAATATCACGGCGACATTCATTCGGATAACATCATGGTCAGCAGGCGGGGGATGGGATTTGATGTGCACCTTCTGGACTTCTTCAGCCTCAGCCGGTCGATACGCGAGAAGGTCCAGTGGGATGTTTTCGATATGATCAATGTTCTCTACGAGATGATTGGCGGCGATGACGGTTATCGTAAAGCCGGCCCGGCCATAAGACACATAATCAAGGGCCGCAAACACAGTTTGATCCGGCAGGAGTTCAAGACCGCCGGGCAGCTTCGGCTCGGCCTCGAAAATCTAAGCTGGGATGCTTAG